One Bombus affinis isolate iyBomAffi1 chromosome 10, iyBomAffi1.2, whole genome shotgun sequence genomic window, CCTTTGTAATTATCGTAGGATAATTCCATTCCAGGTATCACGTTAATTTGATGAAGTTAAGAACGGTATTGTCTTTTAACATGCACTAAGAATGAACATACCTCTACCTGTTAACCCACTACTTGTTTCATCGTCGCTATTATCATCAGAACTATCAAGATCTGACATAACGACAGATTCGTCATGGCCATATCGTTTGATTTGTGTTCTTCGCCTTGGTTCTGATATCACTAattcatcttcttcttttttctctgttgTATCAATCTCAGCTTTCTTTGCCCATTTCTTCCAAAAATCTGGATCATCAATATTTATATCTGATCTGTTAGATGAGCATGCAAAACTAGCTTTTGAAAATGTCGATCCTTTCTCTGCCTCTATCGTAATAATCTATATAattgaatttttttaaattagtaAACACacataaaaatgaaaaactttTAGCTAACGAAACAACAGCTCACTTACTTGTGTTCTTCGTTCAAGTATTTGTTCTATATCTTCCTCACAAAATTTATCTCCGGCATTATCGTCATCCATAATAGCACCATAAGCACCCTTTTTTAATAAATCTTCTATTTCCTTCTTAGTCAACTGTTTATTACTTGGATCTTTACCCCCTTGACTTGTATTCATAGATTGCAAAATTGCTTTATCTAATCCAAGTTTCAAAGAAGCTTTATCAAACATTTCCCTTTCATAAGTATTTCGGCAAAGTAATCGATATACTTTCACCATTTTTTGTTGACCAATTCTGTGACATCGAGCTTGAGCCTgcataaaaatttaatacatGTATTCGTAATTTAACAACGCATACAATATTGTAGTTATTATTTCACATATAAGTACAAAAATTCAATAGTTTTACTAAAATAGAGTAAATTCAATTAAAACCTGTAAATCATTTTGTGGATTCCAATCactatcatatataataacagTATCTGCTGCTGTAAGATTAATTCCAAGACCTCCTGCTTTAGTACAAAGAAGAAAAACGAATCTGTCGGAGTCAGGTTTACTATAACGATCAATTGCAGCTTGTCTTAAATTTCCCCGAATTCGACCATCAATTCTTTCATACGGATacctaaacaaatatttttgataaagatataaatatcgttaaagaatatttacagtaaagtaaaaattaataactcttactttttatataataaatagtctTCCAATAGATCTAAACATTTCACCATTTGACTAAATATTAACACTCTATGACCACTAGCTTTGAGTTTTGGCAGTAATTTATCGATTAATACCATTTTTCCAGAGCTATTTACTAGTGCATGGTAATAAGCTTCTGAATCTTCCTTTTCACCAGTTTTGTAATCCAATTGTATTTGATCTTCTGCGCCATTAAGTAAAAATGGATGGATACAGCACTTTCTTAATTCCATCATTGTATTCATGAGATTCGGAATGTTAGCTGATGTGGTTCCTTTTGCAAGGAAAGAGAAATTCCTTTCAAGAATGCCACGATAATAttttttttgtatatttgttAATTCCACCTGAACGATAAAAGAGCATAATttactataaattatttattaattttcaaatatacaTAAACAAACTTGTGTTAATAATATTAGTCACCTCAACTACTGTTTCTTCCTTTGGAGCTAACGATTTCTCTACGTCTTCCTTAAGTCGACGTAGCATCATTGGCTTCAAGAGAAGTTGTAGCTTATGGACTTCACTTTCACTACTCAAATTACCAAATTCTTTAAGGAATGCTTCACTACTAGAAAACTGCACTGGTTCAAGAAAATTCAATAATGAAAAAAGCTCATTGACATTATTTTGTAAAGGTGTACCAGATAGAAGGACTCTATGTTCTAAATTTAATTGTCTAAGACCTTCAAGTAATTTGCAATTTCTATTCTTTAGCCTATGAGCTTCGTCTATAACGCAGAGTCTCCAATTATAGCCCCGTAATTCGTTAAAATCtgttataattatttcaaatgtAGTTATCAGTACattaaatttgattaaatctttaatttgctgtcctttttcatttttataataaacttCATATTCTTGAAGCATAGTTCGACTTGCTGCACTGTAAGTAAAAGACTTCATagtaaaatgtattttattttcaaatatgaAACTGCGAAAAAATTATACTTACGATCCGTGATATACTACAACATTCATGTCCGTCCAACTTTCAAATTCACGTTGCCAATTTGGAATGGTTGAGAGTGGAGCTATTATTAAAAATGGTCCACGAATGCCATACTTGTATACTGCATCCACAAATGTCAAAGACTGAATTGTTTTTCCTAAACCCATTTCATCGGCAAGAATGCAATTATGTCCATTATACCATGAAAAAAGCAACCAATTAAGGCCTTCTAATTGATACGGTCGCAAactgttattatttttataaattggtGATTCCTCTAATTTTACCCACGCTGACGCACTTGGTTTCTTTTTGGGCTAAatagatattaataattattttgatgttaaacattatattatgtagttataatattataatatactaatataatattaccttCCATTGATCCTTAGGAGGTACTTTGTTAAACTTTATAAATTGAGCTATTTTTTCTGGATCAACATCTTCTTCTAATTCCCATGTGGAATCTTCATATTGAAGAGATCGCCATTTAACTAAATAGTGTTTTAAAGTTTCTCCAGTAGTTGGATCAGTATGTGTTGCTTCATCAAGCACTCTATCTACTTCTACAAAATCTGGATTAAATGGATCATCCTcagtctaaaaaaaaaaatcataacTTTGATTATTCATATCTACCTatttaatattaagaaataaaatatcaaaactattgtaaaatatacaggtacaaaataattacattttCAAAGATATTAGTGTTTTGTTGCTGTTTTTGCTTGAATCTTTTCAGCTTGGCTTGAATTCTTTTATCGCCCTTGTATAATTCTTCTTCAGTCCTCCATTCACAAtgcaaatatgaaaaatttctatatttaacaaaatattccTCAACTTCTATTATTTGAGGCTTCACATCTGCTACTGCATTTTCTTGTTTAGATTCTGTAATTGTTCCTTCACTTTTACTTTTATCTTTTACATCATTGATACTTTTATCTTCAGAAGTCTCAGTATCATCTTCATCCTTATTACTCGTTTCTGAGACTGATTCTTTTTCAGATGTTTCTTCTTTTGACTCATTTTCCACTTCTTTATTCTTTGTATCAGCAGCACTATTATCATTTTTTTCAGCAGATATCTCAGTTTTCACTTCTGGAACAGTAGGTTTGACTTCTCTTTTCCCTATGCGAGAACACAATATATGTTGCACAACCATGGAATCTTCATCTGTTGTATTCTATAATGCATAAAAATTACTACTTTAAAATTTTTGCGaatacaattttaatatatgaaaaatatgatattaaCATAATACATACAATATACACAAAGTTAGGTTTATTAGGCCCAACTTCACCACCTTCATTATCTTTTTTGACAGAAACAGGTTTTGCGGTATTTGTACCCTCTACTTTTTTAGAAAGCTGAGCATCCTGAAGAGGTACATCATCATCTGAAAATCTAAGCATTACATCGTCCACATATTTCTTACGATGCGTATTTCTTGCTGAACGCCTTTTATTATCATCTCCAGCTTCTGGTGATGGCGGAGGCGTTGCAGCTAATTCTTCACCGTCAGAATCGGGCGCAATTCGACTTTTTCGTTTTCTAATAAAATTTGGTAAATTAATGAAGTAAAGAAAAACgtgttaaaaaagaaattacaaataagaaatacaattacttatcaatattcaatattttaaaataacatACTTCGAACTTCTAGGTGATTTCCCTAACGAAACCTTCCCAACCGATCTTTTACGAGAAGCAGCCTTTTTCTTATTAGGTGTAACAGTTTCTGTAACTGTGCCGACATctgaattttcttctttcttttcatctGCTGGACTATCCTCTGAGTCTCCTTTTTGTTTATTTTGATCTTTTGTTTCAGTTACTAATGGCTCAGTAGTTGAAGAATGTACTTGTTCCTGATCACTTTGGATGGATGGTTCAGGTGGTTTTGTATCTGATTCTTTAATTGCACTTGAATCAGAGACTGCAGTTTCTTCATTTTCTTGAATAACTTCATCATCAGCTGATTCAGAATGATTAGTTTTTCTGTAAAAATAGAAAGTattcaaagaaataattaatGTTCTAACACATGAAAATTAAGAGgcaatatttacaaaataacttaCTTTCTATTACGTTTTGTTGAATCTTTGTCTTTATTTCTCTTTCTTGGTACTTTTGGAGATTTTGCTTCCTTTGGTGGTTTTGGTTCTTTCTTAACTTTCGGCTCTTTTGGCTCTTTTGGTTCTTTTGGCTCCTTTGGCTCCTTTGGTTTACGTGGTTTTCTCGTAGGCGGCCGCGACTTCCTGCCTTTACTCCATTCTTCTTCTATATCGCCAGAAGATGGCTTAATATCTTCAGAATCTGCTGCACTATCAACAATGTTGCTACTGTCTCCAGGAGTTACTTGGTTATCTGACAATGGCTGTTCTGGCTGTTGCTGAGTAACTGCTGCAGGAGTAATTGCTTCTTTATCGGCTTTTTTCCTACTCTTTTTAGCCCTAGGTGTACCTTTACTACGACCACGACCAGTAGTACTTGAAACCTATTTATAGAAAGGATTAAAGCAAATTCATTAAAAAGATTTCCCTTatctataataatatattgtttatatataACAAAAATAAGATATAATAATTTACCTGTGGACTATCAACAACAGCTGCTGCTGTAAACATTGGGGTTTGCAATATGCATTGTGGTCCACCATTACACTGATCATTAGTCTCATGTTGTTGCAGAGCTTGTAATTTTTCTTGTATAGAAACAATTTTTTCTTGATTCTCACTTGCTGGAGGCATACAATATAATTCTTGCAGTTGCTGTTGCAGTGCAGCTTTTTCTTGGTGATGTGTAACTGGAGCACATGAATTACCAAAACCAGCAGATGTAACTGCTGTTGATGTTGGATTTTGTGGCATGTTATACATATTTGGCATAGTGCTACCACTAACAATATCACCACCAGAGGGATACTGTTGTCCAGAACCCACTAACATTTCATTTgaataaatgttatttttttgaatatttgtaTATTCTGTAAAATTTTGTTGCACTTGGTGAGGAGTTTGTGAATTTGGCACTGATACTGCAGTTTGATGAgatggcaatactatattattgctttgattaactGTAGGAATTTGTTGTTGGTGTGTAGGTGGAACTTGATTAGGCTGGTTTTGTATTTGAGAAGCTGAATTTTGTAAAGGTGCCTGTACCTGTGACAACTGAGATGAAACTACTGGTGCATTCTGAGGAATTATACCGACTTGCGAAGTTATATGTGGTTGAGATTGCTGTGTTGATTGAACCTGATTTATACAACTTGAAGCTGGTtgaggtggtggtggtggctGTACCAATTGAGGTTGTGAAATTTGTGGCTGTGATATTGAAGATTGTTGAGACTGAGTAATCGATGGTTGCTGTTGAGAAGTATTTATTTGTTGCAATTGTTGTTGGGGAGATGATTGTTGAGCTGTTTGAGGTTGTTGTACTTGGCTTATTTGTGGCTGTTGTGAAGACTGCAGTGACTGTTGAGGCTGTACTGGAGATTGTTGTGCTGTTACTACTTGTGGCTGATTCATATGAAGTTGTACTGGTTGTTGTGGACAACTGATAGGTTGCTGTTGATtgtgctgctgctgttgctgctgcacTGCTTGATTGCTAACTGCAGGTTGTTGAGGGTGTGCAGTTGCATTACTATTAGTTGGACAATTTACTGGAGTCAGCTCTAAATGTTGATCATTTGGTTTCTTATCACATGTATTCTGATTCTCAATAGTAGAAACAGGAGCCTGAACTTGATTTTGTGTCAATTGTTGTTGAGATATTGTTGAAATACTTGAACAATCAACATTTCCGTTTGTACTAGAAGCTGGTAATGATTGTACAGTTTCCTGAGATATTTTCCCAGATGTATGCTCTAAAGGCGAATTATTTTGTGAACTATTTTGCATCAAAGTATCAGCTTGTTGGTTAAGCACATCTTGTTGTTCTTGAACATTTTGATGTAATGTTTCATTCTCTGACTTTGAAGGTTCTATTGTGTTATGAACAGAATCCGTAGGATCTCTAACTGTAGTTTCTGCAacattatgaatagtttctgtTCCAGTTACTGGAAACATTGATGGGCTTTGTTCAGATACTGGAGGTTGAGTTTCTACTATACTTCTATCTTCATTCACATTTGGCCTTatttgttgctgctgttgttgtggATGTGACCACTGGGTTGGCATTGGCATTCTAGGACCTGTTATTGGTGACATAGAATTTTGTGTGGTAGACTGAGATAAAACATTTGGTGTTTGTGACATGGATGGACGTGTCTGAAACTGATTATAATCTTGACTTGAAACGTTCGAATTTGTTACAGTAGCACCTGGAATCACCATCTGCTCCAGTGCTTGAAGAGTAGTTTGTTGCGACGTTGGATTCATCTGCATTGAAGTTGGAGGACAAGGTGACACAGACATTGTACCAGGTTGGTTTGACTGTTGATGTGGAAGTTGAACATGTGGATGTGGAGATAATGTATTAGGTTTAGCTGGTGACATAATAGGTCTAGGAGACATTTGCTGTTGTACTGCAGGTGGTCGTGGTGACATCTGAGGTCTAGGTGACATTTGAGGTGACAACTGTGGAAAAGCTGCACGATATTGGGGACTTGTGGCATGTTTGGCTGTGCCAAATTGCGTTGTAGGTCCAGAGTGTTGAGGTTGATTGAACATTGAAGTTGCATGATGAGAATATTGAGAGTCTATAGGTTGTTGCTGTTGTGTATTAGGATGCTGTGAATGTTGAGGATACTGTTGAGGATGTGAAGGATGTGTTTGATGAGTTGGATGAGATGGATGATGATGTGGCATCctttgtggtggttgttgagtttgttgttgctgttgctgctgctgttgttgctgctgatGAATAGCTGAGGCAAATCCTGGATACCCAGGAGATGTTTGATACATTGTAACAGAACTTCCTTGCTGGTAATGCTGCTGTTGTCCAACCATATGTTGATAAACACTACCTGTTCCACCAGCTTGCATTGCTTGATGTGGAACACCCATATTTCCTATCATACTTTGCTGATTACTAaaatgttgttgttgttgtaatTTTTGATTCATCACTCCACTTTGATCTTGTTGATGAGAATACTGTGGAGGTATATGTTGTCGGAAAGTACCAGGTTGTGGTGCCATCTGATTATAATGTCTCTGCATTTGTGGATAAGCGCCTCCACTACCTGGCCAACCTTGCATACTTGGATCTATAGACATATTCGCTCTAGTCATTGAATGCTGTTGCTCCATTGAATACATGTTATCATTATAATTAGGATATTGTCCTCCACTACCAGGATGAGGCCCTCTATGTTGTGGTGCCATATTTCGAGCTTGATTTTGAAATGCTCCAGGCACCATAGCACGCTGTGGTGCACCATTGTCAAACGTACCAAGATTTTGATTAAACATGTTGCGTTGCGATGGATTTTGCAATTGATTAGCACTTCCAAAATCAGATCCACCAAACGAAGTTAATTTTTGAAGTGGAGATTCTTGAGATATATAAGATTGACTAATATAACTCCCTCCTCCATTAACACCAGTGTTTGGACCATCTCTAGATACTACCACAGAATTAGTTGTGCCTGCAGGGTCAAAATGATCGTTCCCCCCGAGGTCAGGAAGAGCATCAAGCATCGAGCCACTAACATCTTCACCAAACAAATCGTACGAGTCCATGTCTATGCTGCAGGACTCTTCGCCTCTATTTCAGGCTCAAGAGAATATCTTATAGTCTCTCTTTCAGACATTAACGTGCCCATTGTTAATCCACGTCTTTTTTGCCTGGAACAATGTTCATTAAAATtgcattaaatatttattttatttttatgtatataaaatttaatgttCTAATTCATTtctacaatatttatattatttttataattttcagtATTAGATATTATATGATGACATTGACAAATGCCAAAGGGAAAAAGCTATACGCTTATGGCTCAATTTCTCATAATCGCTATAACCTTTTCCCCTTGGAATATGTCCTAATATGATTTCCAGATACAGGAAATAGAAACACAAATAAAGTCCACATTTTTGTAGgatatagatatgtatataaaaattattatttataaacatCTTCATGTTGatacttatataatattaaaatattatatattatatacttaaTTACAAATTTTAGTCACTTACAAAAAAATAACACaaaactatataaaatatcattttatgtCAATCACAATAAAAGTATAATTTAATAACTTTAActagttttacatttataattattacatttttataatcaATATATTGATTAGTATttgcaatatatatttttatagaactTGTAATTTGTTGTTGATTTAAATTTGACACAAAAATAATatctttatttataataattaatataaaatagtcATAATtgctataatttaataattactaTATTTACTTTTTCTAAAAATACAAGCATCACATTATATACAGTTTCATTTGCACACTTTTTATCAACCTAGATTTAAGTTGTTATATTACACATTGGATATACCTACTTATATATGCTTGTATATATTCGTTAATATGATCAAATTAACATAACCTAACATTAAAAAGAGATATGATAATTACAATATGAGCATaacaaaatgtatataaataatacatacaaAAATTAAAAGTAGTTTCAAGACAACTTTACAGATTTACTAAAACcaatagaaaataattattttatgttaaaaGGATGAAATCTGTCGGCATATCGAAAATATATAATAGGGCTATTTGAAACcatttaaaagatataaaaaattaatataaattgcaaaaaataatgtatattattgtttattaaaaagttatagATCTGGTACTTTTTTCATTTAAAACGAATAATAAAAGATTCAAACATGCTGTTAACCAATATAGACAATAAAAGGaacatttttttttaagtaaCAATATGGTATTATTGCACACTGCTGACACGCTGGTAAAATTGCAAAACCAATATGTAAAAATCTTCAAATATTGATACATGCACATGAACACAAAGCGAAaaagaaacttaaaaaaaaaaaaaaaaaaaagagaagaagaagaagagaaaacacCTTACAAACCTGATGCACTGACAGCGGCACTATAATATACGAAAGGAAATTCTTGCTCTTATTAGGATACGAACTAAAAACGCACACATTAAGTATATTACAAGGGTGAACAAGAAGAAACTGTTAAGATAGGTATAGAAAGTTCTCACACTTTATTGCGAGCGTAATTTTATTATCGACAAAATTTCTCTTTCAAATTCGTGGAATTTGAACGCACGCCGAGTTAAATATGAGCGTAGTAATAATATCAAGGGAAATCGAAGCGACTCGGTGAAAAAAAAGCACGGATCGTCGGAAAGTACGCCATTATCGTGAGAGATTTCCGTTTGGGCTTCCAAGAGAACTCTCGTAGCGGCCACCGCGACGCTCGATATTCAAGCACCAAAGCGTCACTTCACTTCGCACAATTCACTATTTCTTTCTATATTTCGTAGAAAACGCGTCTCGAAACATATATTACTTGATGGATGTAGTTATATGTTAATGTTTTATCGAAAAACCACCCTTGTTTGCGCGCGCGTATACAAGATTTTCATCGACGGTGGCTGCGGCTGCGGCTGCGGCGCGAACCGTCGAGGTGCAAGCGTGTCCATAGGCCCGAATCATTCTACACATCTCTCTGCCCTCTctcaccccccccccccgcctCTCTCTCTCACCAAGCCCCCGTCCTCCCCCCGCCGCTTTCCTCCTTTAGTACAGTTCACAACGAAGGACTACTCTTCTCTCTTACCCTACCCTATCCTATCCTGTCCTGCT contains:
- the LOC126921059 gene encoding chromodomain-helicase-DNA-binding protein 7 isoform X3; translated protein: MDSYDLFGEDVSGSMLDALPDLGGNDHFDPAGTTNSVVVSRDGPNTGVNGGGSYISQSYISQESPLQKLTSFGGSDFGSANQLQNPSQRNMFNQNLGTFDNGAPQRAMVPGAFQNQARNMAPQHRGPHPGSGGQYPNYNDNMYSMEQQHSMTRANMSIDPSMQGWPGSGGAYPQMQRHYNQMAPQPGTFRQHIPPQYSHQQDQSGVMNQKLQQQQHFSNQQSMIGNMGVPHQAMQAGGTGSVYQHMVGQQQHYQQGSSVTMYQTSPGYPGFASAIHQQQQQQQQQQQQTQQPPQRMPHHHPSHPTHQTHPSHPQQYPQHSQHPNTQQQQPIDSQYSHHATSMFNQPQHSGPTTQFGTAKHATSPQYRAAFPQLSPQMSPRPQMSPRPPAVQQQMSPRPIMSPAKPNTLSPHPHVQLPHQQSNQPGTMSVSPCPPTSMQMNPTSQQTTLQALEQMVIPGATVTNSNVSSQDYNQFQTRPSMSQTPNVLSQSTTQNSMSPITGPRMPMPTQWSHPQQQQQQIRPNVNEDRSIVETQPPVSEQSPSMFPVTGTETIHNVAETTVRDPTDSVHNTIEPSKSENETLHQNVQEQQDVLNQQADTLMQNSSQNNSPLEHTSGKISQETVQSLPASSTNGNVDCSSISTISQQQLTQNQVQAPVSTIENQNTCDKKPNDQHLELTPVNCPTNSNATAHPQQPAVSNQAVQQQQQQHNQQQPISCPQQPVQLHMNQPQVVTAQQSPVQPQQSLQSSQQPQISQVQQPQTAQQSSPQQQLQQINTSQQQPSITQSQQSSISQPQISQPQLVQPPPPPQPASSCINQVQSTQQSQPHITSQVGIIPQNAPVVSSQLSQVQAPLQNSASQIQNQPNQVPPTHQQQIPTVNQSNNIVLPSHQTAVSVPNSQTPHQVQQNFTEYTNIQKNNIYSNEMLVGSGQQYPSGGDIVSGSTMPNMYNMPQNPTSTAVTSAGFGNSCAPVTHHQEKAALQQQLQELYCMPPASENQEKIVSIQEKLQALQQHETNDQCNGGPQCILQTPMFTAAAVVDSPQVSSTTGRGRSKGTPRAKKSRKKADKEAITPAAVTQQQPEQPLSDNQVTPGDSSNIVDSAADSEDIKPSSGDIEEEWSKGRKSRPPTRKPRKPKEPKEPKEPKEPKEPKVKKEPKPPKEAKSPKVPRKRNKDKDSTKRNRKKTNHSESADDEVIQENEETAVSDSSAIKESDTKPPEPSIQSDQEQVHSSTTEPLVTETKDQNKQKGDSEDSPADEKKEENSDVGTVTETVTPNKKKAASRKRSVGKVSLGKSPRSSKKRKSRIAPDSDGEELAATPPPSPEAGDDNKRRSARNTHRKKYVDDVMLRFSDDDVPLQDAQLSKKVEGTNTAKPVSVKKDNEGGEVGPNKPNFVYINTTDEDSMVVQHILCSRIGKREVKPTVPEVKTEISAEKNDNSAADTKNKEVENESKEETSEKESVSETSNKDEDDTETSEDKSINDVKDKSKSEGTITESKQENAVADVKPQIIEVEEYFVKYRNFSYLHCEWRTEEELYKGDKRIQAKLKRFKQKQQQNTNIFENTEDDPFNPDFVEVDRVLDEATHTDPTTGETLKHYLVKWRSLQYEDSTWELEEDVDPEKIAQFIKFNKVPPKDQWKPKKKPSASAWVKLEESPIYKNNNSLRPYQLEGLNWLLFSWYNGHNCILADEMGLGKTIQSLTFVDAVYKYGIRGPFLIIAPLSTIPNWQREFESWTDMNVVVYHGSAASRTMLQEYEVYYKNEKGQQIKDLIKFNVLITTFEIIITDFNELRGYNWRLCVIDEAHRLKNRNCKLLEGLRQLNLEHRVLLSGTPLQNNVNELFSLLNFLEPVQFSSSEAFLKEFGNLSSESEVHKLQLLLKPMMLRRLKEDVEKSLAPKEETVVEVELTNIQKKYYRGILERNFSFLAKGTTSANIPNLMNTMMELRKCCIHPFLLNGAEDQIQLDYKTGEKEDSEAYYHALVNSSGKMVLIDKLLPKLKASGHRVLIFSQMVKCLDLLEDYLLYKKYPYERIDGRIRGNLRQAAIDRYSKPDSDRFVFLLCTKAGGLGINLTAADTVIIYDSDWNPQNDLQAQARCHRIGQQKMVKVYRLLCRNTYEREMFDKASLKLGLDKAILQSMNTSQGGKDPSNKQLTKKEIEDLLKKGAYGAIMDDDNAGDKFCEEDIEQILERRTQIITIEAEKGSTFSKASFACSSNRSDINIDDPDFWKKWAKKAEIDTTEKKEEDELVISEPRRRTQIKRYGHDESVVMSDLDSSDDNSDDETSSGLTGKKRRDKFGKKTRKFCDEYVPREGEVVYGSWARSECFKVERGLLTFGWGRWEEILQHSQFRRGWREVDVEDCARVILLYCLRYYRGDEKIRNFICDLITPVENGEKIKTVCVNTSGRNNRQKKKGRVREGRETRGSMINGGPNDPNHWSNAEKYDGDIFLESNYRKHLSRHANKVLLRVRMLYYIKHEIIGDLVQHISDGVHVSALRINPPQLTERPAKWWDSQADKSLIVGCYKHGYENYDQMRIDPALSFITSCPPPSQSQTTQNNSSSRDDTSLENDIEDVESLGMIKDSKDSDKFNRETPTDSPALPNKADTPGPEPSSSHEGNDSLLDDEKTWPSVVDLNTRLRRVISSYQRSVKKEDVKVLQKSKSGMENDTTVNHATSMNDPPLNMQGWDLQQLAMYLLKMERREKMEAMIKERERTRIEEQKTKWSRREESEFLRVVSTYGVNYDRKKAQYDWTKFKSIARFDKKTDNDLTDYYMSFRAMCKKVCNAKLNDEDDFSDVPVDHLSPAKARQILDRVDLLSKIREEILSHPHLEERLSLCQPSGDTPDWWQPGKHDKELLLGAAKHGLGRTDITILNDPDFSFHKLLNKNMYSNIQTSKVSDKSEKAIKIENREDILKFDKDEILVKLEKGEGTLKIEKVGAKKDKDINIAEKRTEHTDLEKSQVELTIIKAENKTEEKPISNALTITTVARNMSSDKEYTAKIKTEEKNEVVIESVKNEIFKTDQISGINKTDETKTSNVTTNIEEATPIKIEKENQSKEKEIPAETDKEVQEEKPKESQTQETNEKNSLEQKESVEIVEKSTESNENITAESDKVSVKIDAPVVKEEIEVPESKPGDTSKDKAKVCKIEDKCNVQAAELKAMFPDLEVIQPLSRLTQIDTFVLRDKTVDYNEPTVVQLLSHNSNSTIKWPKEHAIEARLMHIVHAIEHKEWPVSINFSAGDESDIPSNEKECSEVITITTDHGISRNTTTGNNISQSKKRKRHIAIDVETERAKLHALLNSSSHTVTQSPATLSKPTVLSGSNTWEINDESQSEESRRSTPVQPPPAHQQTRTQNIPFDLKYTVPGKPTVIPGTSSTLTPIDLSAGYPKTSTDNNKDIMNEVQDFSMPNKNKQISSNKGKLDSMLDKLMKRKNCPTDEPIIGKEKKRRKLDEIVLGLSAAKEQQSSHYPEHSKKSTITPNVTVTPTSAPIGLPNPPTSSQKPFSITVTSIPSSRASNSTSGLPPPSLHSHKDSFSALLVQAEQQNREFKKQQQHQQQTQQQQQQQQQPNFNSTHSSSASGHKKSYEAMIADINKVAEYSSKIGSYSHEAKVNKWLAEQTAMSEQLGAEYLNAPRRRRPRVDPSLLDWKKLTGEENVAVINRLTGKKVTGSKAPQLKRLGQWLIENPMFDVDPKWAELVKERGNLPHDLQKRLSGNDRSYVNKGKSPGRPPMMPSPTSQQSANQANLAATSMASGLNFPSLGNLNNSLLSGLSLGNFDPKNNPLLMPFGGLPNLGALSGLGNLSNLSNMSLTNSLFANLAGLGLPSLAGMEAALGATTTSTAAETNPVVSSVSSKNTGSANISSVNKSSRNKLEPPTSKSSVPSTSSASSTISTTTPFPFFFPNPSLLYTPLGLGGLNPFSMQPGGVSSAYESLAQCGLLNPSTSSASAVRKPASSASNSRQRDTITESTTKRKDTEKKSRYSIDPTITLQQYTDMTLHNEERRRIEPEKREALEQNDAADLSERRTDRKNKEQEMKEALEHLSRTSAELLTRSLEDQRLSDKRNRNIDHNQSSEQQTPSMLEVTLEPVNKKTRIEIEVNTRPVTTAVTTTVTSADVTAVDVEHGTRPSSTTTKQSSVEENNVFSETSLSTNNKKEIDETAATVTTSISTTVTVTVASTVTPTSTPTRTPTPTLTPTSTPTSTPTSTPTPTPTPTSITAPTSTTSTTTAIEDATTSQQSTTNTKSDASKLPSEIEEDNKGTKGKKARSGKRLNVEPPPERKNLRSSAGRQARAAAERQARMEGELQSDQQDTHTTSE